The window CCAAGGGGGCTGGGCTGTCCTCGCACGCACGTGTCGCCGGGTAGCGTGTTTGTGAGCCGTGTGTGTTTAGATGTCCCGTCTCTGACCGCGTGCCTCTGCACGTGCACTTGCGAAATGTGTGTAACCCCGGCCCTGGCCCTGCTCCGGACCAGCCAGCCTCGGGGCCTCTCTGCTCTGACAGCCTGCAAGGCACGGGCACTTCCAGGTGTGTCTGGGAGAGTGGATGAGTCTGTGCGACAGGGCCCTGGAGAACTTGGGGGCCTCACGCCCATACGTTCTGCCCATGTTGCCCAGCCCAAGCCCTGGGACCAAGGAACTGTAGCCCTGTTTGAGTTCCTGGGGTCATGGGGCCAGGTAGTGGCCTGCAGTGGGGATCCGGAGGGCATGTCTGGGCAGGCTTTGGGGACCGGGGTCCCATAGGAGGGGTGCAGGCTGGGCAGGAAGAGGGTGTTTGGGACAAGCGGGGGGGCCCGGAGCCGGGGCAGGGCACCTGCCCTGTGATAAAAGCTGTACTCGGTCCTCCAGCCGGGCCGACTAGCAGGTTAGGGCACTCACGGTCAGGTTTGAGACTTGGAACAAGCTCACAGGCTTGGGGTCTGGAGTGGTCAGGGGGTGGCCTGGGCTGCAAGAGGCAGGTGCCCAAAGCTTGGAGAccttccctgagggcaggggtaGGTGGAGGGTAACGGAGGGGACCCCGGGAGCGCCCCCACCCTGCACACGCTCACCTGCAGGCACACTCGAGTCCCGGGCGTCCTGGGCGTCCCGGGAAACCTGAGCTGCCTGCCCGCCCGCGCACTCCGGCCACCGGCCATGTTTAATTGAGCACCGTCAGCCGCTAGCCGCTCAGCACTGCGGTCACTGCCCCAGGCTGTGGCTGGGTGGGGGTCCTGGGGCCCGGCCCCTGCCTGCACGGCCCCTGACCCGGAGCCCTGCTGCAGGATGCCAGAGGTAAAGCGAGGCAAGGCCCTGGGTTGtcagaggcagggtggggggactCTGGGGGCACTAGTGGCCTTCTGTGTTCTGGCTGGGAGGGTAGGAGGGCAGGTCCCACCCTTGGCCTTCTCACTTGGCTTTGGCTGCAGCCCGTGTGCCCTGTCTCTGGGccccgtgggggtgggggtggccgcAGCTTGCTCTGGAATGTGAAAGCAAACACATCGCACTGGCCTATGGAGGCCGCTGGGAGAACAGACAACGTCAGCCCGGCActcggggagggggtggggaggggctgcacGGGCAGGGCCCCCAAGGACAGTGGCCCCAGGACACTGTCACGAGTGGCAGCTATCTCACCTGGCTTCTACCACCCTCACCTGTGCTCTCCGCTGCCCTTCAGCTGACTCTGGCAGCACCCCTGCAAAGCCCCTGGTCCTGAAGTTGTTTTTGGATTTGGAAATTGAGGCTTTGCTTAGGACCTGCGGCTGGAGCTCGGTCATAGGCAGCctcagggggcagggggcgggggcaggcatGGGTGCACTATTTGTCCCTGAGACCTGGGGCCGCTGGGTGTGGGGTTGGGGATCCCTCTGGCCCACCTCCCCTGCAGCTGCATGCTGGGGCCCAGAGGCCTTGGGGGCTGGGTCGGTGGCTTCAAGGGGGGGTGGGAGAGCAGTGCGGAACCTGGTCTTTTGTGCCTGCAGGATATCAGTGGACCCCCCAGGGAGCTACGCCCTCGGCTCTGCCACCTGCGAAAGGGCCCCCAAGGCTACGGGTTCAACCTGCACAGTGACAAGTCCCGGCCGGGACAGTATATCCGCTCTGTGGACCCGGGCTCGCCTGCCGCTCACTCCGGCCTCCGTGCCCAGGACCGACTCATCGAGGtacctgccacacacacacacacacacacacacacacacacacacgtgtgtgtctATGCCCCTGTCCTCTGAGTGTGTGTCTGggcctgtgtcccccaccccgAGTGCGTCTCTGGCCCGTGTCCCCCGCGTGTGTGTCTGGGCAGGGAGGTCCTTGCTGGAGGAGGGAACATGCTGGGAACCTGAGCTGGGATTCCTCTTGCTGCCACGGCTGGTGACAATGTTGATGAATATTTGATGCCACACCTGGCCAGGTGGCTCAGGGGGCCTTTGGGGGCCTGACCTCAGGCAGCGCTGACCCCATGCTGCTGGCGGCAGGTGAACGGGCAGAACGTGGAGGGGCTGCGCCACGCGGAGGTGGTCTCCAGCATCAAGGCGCGAGAGGACGAGGCCCGGCTGCTGGTGGTGGACCCTGAGACGGACGAGCACTTCAGGCGGCTACGGGTCACACCCACCGAGGAGCATGTGGAAGGTGGGCCGCTGCCTGGGGACGTGGTGGAGCGTGGGGGGCTGGGCAGCCTCTGACACACTGTCTCCACAGGTCCACTGCCGTCACCCGTCACCAACGGGACCAGCCCTGCCCAGGTGAGAGGCCGGGAGTGGACAGGGTGGGCACAGGAGACCCCAGTGGGGGCCTCTGGGGACCCACAGGCTGGACAGAGCCCCCCTCACCAGCTCGAGGTCTGCTTGTGTCGGTACGATCGTGGGGCTCACTCTTGCCCAACCCCTCGTAGCTTTGACGTCCGCCGTGGGGCCTGTCCTGGGCCAGCCACACCCCGGCtccgtggggcgcctggctgtgctgttccctctgcctactGCTGGCTGGCGACCTGGAGTCACACTCAGTGTCTTCTTGGGAAGCAGCCCCTGATTTCACCCCAGGTGATGCTCCTGGGGGTGATTCCCGTCGTGAGCCGGCCAGGGCCAGGCCACCTGCCCGCTCACCGCTGGCTGTCCAGCGTCCTGCCCGGGCTGGGCCTGCAGCACAGTAGAGGCTCCGTGCCTACCGCCAAGCGGAAGCATGAGTGCAGCTCTGACGTGAGCGTAGGCACGcttgtgcgcgtgtgtgtgtgtgcacgggcTCCTGGGCAGGGTCCCTGAAGCCACGCCTCGCCCTTGGTTTCCCAGCTCAATGGTGGCTCGGCGTGTTCGTCCCGAAGTGATCTGCCTGGCTTAGACAAGGACACTGAGGTAGCAAGTGCCTGCCCGTCTCCACTGCCGCGATCACACGCTGGGGGGGGGTCAGAGGCCTTGGGGGTGGGTGTTTGTGGAGCTGTCGGCCTAGGCAGTGGGgtcaccacctccaggaagccctcttggGCCTGTCGCCCCGGCCCCGTCGGCAGGCCTCTGGTGTGAGCTTCCTGGGTAGGGTAACCTGACTGAGGGCTCGGGTCCAGGGCTCACTCTGGCCACCTGCCCACTCTGCTTGCCCCCAGGACAGCAGCACCTGGAAACGTGACCCCTTTCAGGAGAGTGGCCTCCACCTGAGCCCCACGGCGGCCGAGGCCAAGGAGAAGGCGAGAGCCACCCGGGTCAACAAGCGGGCACCGCAGATGGACTGGAACCGGAAGCGCGAGATCTTCAGCAACTTCTGAGCCCCCCCCTGCCTGTTTGCCGGCGACCCGGCCTCCTCCCCGCACGGGCCCAGCCCCGAGTTCCCCAGGCCTCAGTGGACTGGAGGGGGTGCCTCCTCACCCCCTTGAAGCCATGCTGGGCCCACTGCTATCCAGGAACCAATGTGCGCCCCAGTGCGCCCCGTCCTGCCCCCCTACCTGCTGGGtgctggagaggggagagggcccccccgcccccgcctgccagatgtgagagagggagagggagaggcagtggCGACCGTGGCCCGGCCCTTGCTGCTCTGCCCGGGCCTGCTGACttaaaggaatttttgtttttgcttttcttccaaaaaagaaagaaaaaaaaaaaacacagagctCCAGCTCCACACATGTTTCCACTTAATACCAGagtcccgcccccgcccccacccccacccccttaggACGCGCTCTCTAAGTAATTGCAATAAAACAAACCTTTCTCTGCAAACCACGTCCTCCCCACTCCTCAACAGCAGTCCTCTGAACTGGGAGTCCCGGGCACGttcagggacagagagatggagggggacCGGGCTGTGAGTGTGGGGGCTCCAAGGTGAGGCTGGGAGGCCAGATGTGGCTgtaggagcccccccccccccccccccccgggggggggggggggggggtcactaaGCCAGGCCTCCCATGTCCCCGCTGAACTGGTCTAGGGCACAGGGCCTGGGCTCCCAGGGGCCTGAGGATAGAGGCCCCGTGTCCCTGAAGAGGGTGGCCTCTGGACAGGTCTCTTGTCCCTGCGCCACAGCCCTGAGGCTGGGGGAGAGACTGCCTGCCCCCAGGAGACGCCACCcgctctccctttcctccctgctCTGAACCCGACCGATATTGCTGTTTGCCCTGTAAGCCATAGCGCATGCGCGCCCTCGGAATAAACAGGCCTTCCTCAGACCCTTGGCCGCCTCTGTCCTTCCTGAGCCCTTGCTTGCGGGTGGGGGGCTGTGGTCTGGGCAGCGGCCCCGGGGAAACTCGTCTCAGCTGCTGGAAGCGGGGTCCCATTCCTAAGCCTCTTTCCACTGTATCCACCAGGCGGCCAAGCCTGACCCCTCTCAGCTccttgtccctccccccacttcacTGGTACACTCTGGGGCTCTTGTCAGCctcccccttgcccctcccccagcaagtTGCCCTCAGTGCCTCCCAGGTCCTTGACACTCCCTGCGCTCCCTCTGCCCTGGTGCCACCCCTGCAGGTACACACAGGTCGGGTCTCATGCCCTGTGGCTCCCAGCCTGGGCCTATTGGTGTTACTTtggaggctgggtggctctgtaAACACAGGGCAGGGCCTCCTGGCAGAGGGCTGTCAGAGCGCACAAGTTCAGGAGGGGGGCGTGTGtcccaggagggaggaggcccATGTCTCCCGTGGGTTTCCCAGCAGCTGGCTGCAGCTGGCTCCCACGACCCATCTCCTCTGACTCCTGCACATCCGTCACCGCCACCGCTCCCCCaacccagtacagagcccagatTGTCACATCCTCATTCCAGCCTCCCAGGCAGCCCAGTTCAGACACCAGAGCAGAGGCAACACAGCTCCTGCACGTGCTTCCCAGTCTGTCCCCAAACCCCTGGGGTGAAACAGCCAGACCCccgggggcaccggggtggcacagtcggttaagcgtccgactcttgacctcggctcgggtcatgatcttgcagtttgtgagttcaatccctgcatcaggctctgtgccagcaaagggcctgcttgggattctgtctctccttctctctgcctctcccctgcttgtgctctctctcaagataaataaacttaaaaaaaaaaaaaaccaaaaccaaaaccaaactcaGACCCCAACTGCAAACAACTCCCAAGCTTTATTACAAACAGGCTGGGGCTCCCCAGCAAAGGCACGCAGCGCACTACCCAGAATGGCATCCGGGGCCGAAGCACCATGGTCCTCAGAGGCCCCGCGCGGCCGGGCACAGCGTCCGGTTGAGGCAGCCCTGGCAGCGTGGGTGGACGGGCAGACAAGTCTGCTGGCCGAAGCCCACCAACAGTCCGTTGATCTCGCCCCACAGCTCCCTGTGAAGGTGGAGGGGGGCGTCAGCAAGGGCGGCTGACTGAGGGGAGCCCTGCCCGCCCCTACCCTGCCGCACCGGGGCAGCCACTCCTCCAGGGCAGCACGAGTCTTCTCCGGGGAATTGGTCGCCGTCTTGGTCCACCCGAGTCTGTTGGCAATTCTGTGCACATGCGCGTCCACCGCTGCTTGCAGACAGGACCTGCTTAGCACAGGGCACGCCTGCCGGCCCCGACGGCCCCAGTCCCtgcccagagccccaggcccaCCTCGGCCCTGGGCTTCCATGCAGGGCCCAGAACTGCACAGAGGGCGGGTTTGAGCCACAGGGCTTGGGCCCTCCATCTGGGGTGCAGCAGTGCCTCCTGGTCTAGGCACCGGCTGTGGGCGCCAGGCCGGGTGGTCACAGCTGGGTCCAGAGGGTTGGCTCGAGGTCCCGAGCCACAGAGCTTGCACCTGCCACTGCACGGTCGGGACAGAGGGAGTGTGGCCAGGCCACCTGCAGCTGTCATCTACTTGGGCCACAGCCCCTGCTCCACCCCAGGGCTTGGCTTGGTCCACCGCAGGGCTTGGCCTGGGCACCTGCTCACGGgggcttcctccttcctgccagcGGCAGTCCCCGCCTTGTCTCTACTTCGCAAAAGAGAAAGTGAGTCCCACATCTGTTCCCTTCCCCCCCGGCTACCGATAGTCTGGAAAAAGGCTCAGGCCCTCCCCAGACCCTGACGGAGGGCACCCTGGGAGCATAGGGAGAGCACACAGGCATAGGGGTCGCACCGGTGGGTTaccaaccctcagtttcctcctctgtaacatAGAGGTGACCACATCGCCTGTCACCCAGAGGCCTACCCTTCCCAGTTTCTCCTTACAGGTGGCCATGCCCGCAGACAACCAGAAAAGGTGACATCTGACACTTCTTCCTGGTGTGTCTGCTGCTCCCAAAGTCGGGTCGCCTGGGCTGTGGGCCCTTCCCCCAGGAGCCTTGCGGGACCCCTCCTGGGACTCAGGCAGCTGAGGACAGCCACTGTCAAGATAAGCTCAAGTATCTGTTGAGAGGCTGGCGGCTGCAGAGGCCTGTGGGGGTAGTGGGGAGCGGGGAGGCTCTGACCTAGCCCCCTGCCTGGCCCAGTGCCAGTCTCTGGGGCTGCCGGGGCTCCAGCCTTAACTTCACAGTCAGGGCCCTCAGCCCTGTGCGGCCCTTCCATCTGGGCGCAGTGCTCAGAAGGGTCCCCACCCCAGGGACCAGGCTTTAGTAGCCGGGGAAGCGCTGGGGAagttcccacctcctccccagctcctgcaggAGCTCCagaggagcctggggtgggggcacacaGAGCAATCAAGGTCAAGCCCTGGTTTCTGGGCTGGCCAGGCTACCGCTGCCCGGCCTCAGAAGCCCCAACACTCTGGGCAAAGATCTGAAACATTAGCAACACCCTCACTGGGGTCTGTCTTCATTCGGAGGGCCACCGATGTCAGGAAATGGATTCCAGGAGGGGCTcccccccagctcctcctccctgtATCCCcagccctttctccttccccaggctCCCCCTGCCTTTACCGTGCCTCCCCTGCCTATGCCCGTTCTCGAGCCTCCTACCGGTCTTTCTCCCATCTGACGGCTTTGTggatgctgttccttctgcctggccAGCCCCGCCTCACTCCTCAGCTCTTGACTGAGTTATCACCGCCTCAGGAAGTCTGCTCAGCTGCCCCAGACTGGGCCAGCTCCGACAATGCCATGCACAGACCTTGAGTCCATCCCCAGGGCCTCTCagagcccagcacacagtaggtgctcagcacaTAGGATCTCCTCCCACGAGTACCCATCTACAGGCGAGGCAGGCCCAGCTCAGTGCTGGAAACATCTTTCTGACCCCTTGGGCTAAGCTGGGGGTGAGGAGACGTGAGCTGGGGTTGCAGATCACAGGACGTGGGGAGCCCCGACGGCAGCTaaccctgccccaccctccttgTGGGTGTATGCCACTCACCGATGCCTGACACGGTGCCCCAGGCCACCGCCATGGCCAAGTGTGCCATCTTGGGTCCAACGCCTGGCAGTGCCACGAGCTCTGCCACAGAATCTGGGATGTCCCCGCCATAGTGCTGCTGCAGGATGGCACTGGTCTGCTTGATGTACTTTACCTTGCTCTGAAAGGTGGAAGGGGCGGTCAGCCCCGGAAGTGGACAGTGGAGTCCCGAGGCAGAGCCACAGGTGCCCAGAGCTGCCTGCCACCTGCCCAAGACACCCTCAGAGGCACCTGTCTGCATCATCCTGCCAGGAGGTGAGAATGAGCCGAGGGAATGAGCCTGTCTGCTTCCCACCCGGCTGGGCCAATGACATGTGTGTGGGGTCTAGCCCAGGTCCCCTGCCCCGTCATTCTCCCAGAAACCAAGTAGGCTAAGCGGGCCGGCCATGGCTCAGCAGCACCTGGGCCTTCAGGAAGGAAGGCTGGAGCCTGGGGCTCCCCCTCCAGCCGCCAGGCCAGCTGGGTGGTTCCCATTCTGTGCCTGCGTGGAGAGGGCTATTTAAAAACCATCTGACAAAACTGCGGCCCACGCCAGTGCCAAGGGGAAGCGGCCCCACCCGCCTGGCTGCCTTCAACAGATCCGCCCACTCGCCACCCAGTGCTCCATGGCCTGCTGGGGCTCCAGAGAGGAGGGTGACGCACTCCAGGGAGGCTTGGAGTAAACAAAGGGAGAGGTGGGTAGCCTCAGGGAGGAAAGGAAGCGCCAGTCagctgggtggggaggtggaggaaggaaggggtgggcTGCAAACAGGAAAGGCCAAGGAGGGAGGCCCCACAGCCCTGGGTCCATGTGCTGGTCAGTGGGGCAGGGGCTCCAGCGGGAACTCACATCCAGGTCCCCGTGGCCTGAGATGCCCCACCTGGCCTCCTGCACCCCCACGGTCTCCCCTCAGCTTCCTGACATCTTTCCCAGGCCGGTGGCACCCCAGCCTCCAGGCCGGTGGGCTCACCCTCCAGAAGCCGACGGGGTAGATGAGCGTGCCCAGCGTGCTGTCATCCGTCTGCAGGATGCTGTCCACTGTCAGGCCCCGAGCCCGCAGCCGCTGCATGGCACCCGCTGTCACCTGGTCTTTGGTTTGGCTGGAGAGCATCAGCGACAGCAGCACCTGGTACCTCCGCACCTGCTTGCACAGTGACAGGGACCAGGGGAGTGGCAGGTCCCGGGCGCTCACTGTGGGCCGGGCCCCAGCCAAACCCTGTACCACCTCCACCTGTGACCCTGGGCAACCCGTAGGGTGTCCACCTTCCACCCACCCTGGCCAACCGAGTGCATGTGGGGTCCGGCCTGGCGTTGTTCTGTTTTCTCACATGTGACATGGGGACAACCACGGTATCTACCTCACAGGATCACTGGAAGGTTTAAGCGAACGATCGCAGCGCTTAGAATCCCACTTGGCACGTGGGTGCTCGACAGCCAACGGCTGCACGTGTGCCTGTGACTGCTTCGTGAGTAACACCATCCGTGTCACACGTGAGCAGATGAAGCCCAAACAACTACGTGCACCCAGGTCCCTGGCAGCAGGGCTGGGATTAGAAGCGAGTTCGTCTAAGGATCAGGCTCCAGGCCATGAAGTGGAAGGAACTCTCAGCAAACACTACCGAGCTGGCCTGCTGTGCCTGGGCCTCTGCTGGCAGGAGACGGAGCAGGAAGCCCGGGGCACAGGTAGTCCTGGCCTGCTGAGCGGCCACCATGAAGCAGGTGATGCCGGCGGGCGCTCCAGGTCCTGCAGGTGAGGGCGTCAGCCGCGAGCTGCCACGTGTCAGGCTGTGCCCCGCCCGAGGCCTGAGAGGAAGCAGGCGTCTTGTCCAGAAGGGCGTCCCCAGGCGGCTGGGGCCCCGGCCTACCTTTGGGGGTGCGTCGGAGTCGTAGCAGTGCTCAACCCCCAGCCAGTCCACAGGTGCGTCCTTCCCGCTCCTCATGGCGCGGATGTTCACCAGCTGCTGCCGCCAGTCCCGGGGCTCCCAGCTTGGTGCCCTGGGGGGTTTGGTGTCTTCTTCCTCGCGATCGTAGGCCACATTCAGTTTTTGTGTCTTCCGCCGATGCCTCGAAGGGCTGgggctcttccttccttctgcaaaTAGTGCCATTCCGAGTCTTCAGCAGGGGCCACAGGTGAGGGTGGGGTGTGGGTGGTGCCCTACCTGCTACTCACCCAGCATCATTCACTCCACAACCATCTACTGCAGCGGGGGTGCTCTGGCCTCTGCAGGCCACACTTGGACGACTCAGCCCTCCTTAGGCCACTGCCTTCCTGGCCAAGTCTGCGTTAGCACAGGAGGACTCTACCAACAGCCTCTGCcatggtgcccccccccccccccccaatctagTTTCCACACTGCGCCAGAGAGAAATTTCTGGCCCAAAAACAGACTGCATCACTTCTGCTTAAGTCTCCTCATTGCTTTTTCCTTGTACTCGCGGCGAACTCCAAACTCCACCCCAACATCACAGCTCCTGCCTAGCGGCCATTGTCACAGACTTCTTGCCCCGGTGCTTCCGCCATGCCTGTATCACAGTGGAGCTCCCTGTCTGGACTACCCCTAAGTTCACTGGGTGCCTATGAGAACCCCCCTCTGGCCGCCCCGCAGGGCACGTTGCAGGGACCTGTGGGTCTTGCTCACCCGACAGTTCCTAGGTCCTTAATGCCTACGAGGATAAACCTAGCGAAGACCACGCCCCCCGGGAGGCACCCGCTAACCAGCCGGGAAAGAGGACTTCCGGCTGCACGTGCCCGCGGCACCTGGTCTCTCTGAGAGGGAAGCAGCTATGAGGATAAGGCTGGTCGGCCCACAGCTAGCTTGGCACAAGTGGAATATCTCGGGGCAGGCTTCCAGTTCAGGACGATGAAGGGGGAGGTGGGAGCGCCCGGACCCCGTCCCTGGGGGCCCCTGTCCCTGTGTCCTAGGAACAGGGCGCAGGGTGGGAGCCAGGGCCGCACGTGGGAGCGACCCCGAATCCCagcccccagtccccagcccctTGCAGGCCCCTTCCCCCGTTTCTCTCCCCAGGCTCCGATCCGGGCGCGGCACTACCTGCAGCCGCCTCTCCCTTCCAGAGCGGCGcggccttctccccaccccccccgcgGCCCGGCCCCCGGGCCCCGGCTGCGGCTCCGGGTCACCATCCTCACGCCCGTCGCGTTCATGCTTGAGTCCTGCGGACTACACTTCCCGGCGGCCCCCGCGACCACGTTACGTGACGCTCGCCCCGCATTTCCGCCAGAGAGCGGCCCGGAACTACGACTCCCAGCAAGCTCGGCGGCCGCCCTcggcccccgcccgccgccgGAAGTGCGGGTCGAGCTTCCGGCGGCGGCCCGttttggggcggggggcggttGCCGGGGGTGCGCTCCCTTCTCCGCGCCGGGGCGGCCTGACGCGCGGCGGGCGCGGCGCGGGGTGAGTGGCTCGCGGCGTCCCGACCGCAGGCGCCGTCCTGGCCCGCGGTGTGGCCCGACCCcgatggggcagggggaggcagccGCGCCGGGGGGCCCTGCTCGGCGCTGAGGCGGCGGGGGCGGACCCCGCGGTGTCCCGGGTGCCGGGCTTCGGCAGAGCCCACCGCagccggagcctggagccgcGAGCGCTCCTTGGTGTTAAAACAGAGCGGGTGCGAGGGGCTCCCTGCTTCCGGCGCCACCCCCCGACAGGCCGCCCCCacgtggggaagagagagggggcgaACGTCGGGGACTCCACCCTGTGCCCCCAGTCGGGCGGCGCGGCAGCCGGCCTGCTGTTGGCCAGGCCTGGGGGTCCTGGGGTCCCGGAGGTCTGCAGCGGGGCAGGTGCAGGGGAGCTGCTCCTGAGATCTCTGCTCGTTTCCTCGGCGCAGAGGCGGCCTCTGGTGCGTCCCTGCCCACCATGTCCAAGCCGACAAGCAAGGATTCAGGCTTGAAGGAGAAGTTCAGGATTCTGTTTGGACTGGGAACCCCGCGGCCAAACCCCAGGTCTGCAGAGGGCAAGCAGACGGAATTTATCATCACGGCGGAAATCCTGAGAGTGAGTGAGCTGCCTGCGTCCGTCCTGCCAGCCTGTCGGGAGATGCGGGGAAGGCTGGGTTTGGTCCCTCACCAGCTTCTGCCGGAGATGGGCTGCTGGCGACCGGCTGCTCAGGGCTGCTGTCCCCAGTAGTGCAGAGGCATATATGTCTTTCCTTCGGAGATTGAGGGAGTCAGGGTCCCGGGGACTTGGTCCAGCACACTAGAGGTAGTATTCAGGCGTTAGTGCAGGAAAACCTATCCTACGGACATGGCCTAAATGCCATGGCCGGCTTCCCCTTGGGATCAGGAGGGTAGCCAGGTGTTAACTGGTAATTTGTGAGTGGGTCTTTGTTTTCCCGTGTGTGTGGTGTGAATCCTTCCACCACACGCCTGGCACCGTGTTTTATAAATGTCGGATTTTTGCCCTTGTGAAGTTTCCCATTCAGAAACAGCCAAAACGTTCATCGGCTGGTGAACCCGTAAACAAAACGTAAAGGGAATGAGGCATTGACCCCTGCCATAACGTGAGTGAACACTGAAAACGTGCCGAGTGAGAGAAGCCCGGCACAGAGGCCCCCACGTAGCGTGTGATTCCATGTCTGTGAAGTGGGCAGAACaggtaaatccacagagacagaaagtttgTCGGGGCCCCGGGGGACGCGCCATGACTGCTCCCAGGTTTgaggtgatgagaatgttctggaattagtggagGTGGTTGCGGGCAgcgtgaatgtactaaaaactgAATCGTACAGTTTTAAATTCCTCAAACGGCTGATTTTGTTATGTAAATTTCATCTCAACGCAAAGAAATGCAGCCTTGAAAAAGACGAGTGGTCTGTGATTGGCGGTTGTGGAGACCTGTTGCCTGAGCACCGGCCCCTTGGCCCCTTTGCCTTCTTTCGTGTCTCTCCAGGAGCTGAGCGTTGAATGTGGCCTCAACAATCGCATCCGGGTGATAGGGCAGATCTGTGAAGTTGCAAAAACGAAGAAGTTTGAAGAGGTAAGGTCGGCCTCAGTTGGCTGCTGAATGGCGGGGAGCTGTTGGGAGGGCTTGTTCGGCTCTTTCTGGGAACGGGGTTGGCCGCTAACTGCTAAGCTTAACCTGCATCTTAGTGATGGGGAATCTTCTGGAAACGCGTGGAGTCTAACTCTTAGGGGTCAGTCACACGTGGAGGGACTGAGACGTTTCCAGCAGCTCCAAGAAAGGGTTTACGGCGACTGAAAACACGTGCTTGGGGCAGGGAAGTAAAGGAACGTCAGCAAAGAGCGTGAGTCAAGGCTTAGCAGTCCTGGTGTGTTCTGGGGAGAGGTGTCTGCTTGTTTCGGGCAGATGTTTGCGGGCTCTCTCCGGGCATCCCGAGGACAGAGTGGGCAGCTGTCAGGAGAGCACGTCAAGAGCTCTGCTGCAGCCTTGTCCCGAGTTTGCATGAGCGACTTGGGGGGAGACTTGGACTTAGCAGATTGGCATTTGctaagggggaggggagagcgaCCAAGATGTCCACGGCAGGTCGTCTAAAACTTGCGGGCTACTCGTCAGCCGGAATAAATGTGACAGTAGGCATCTGTGTTGGGAAATTGTGGGTGTGGGCAGGCAGTGGCCCGGCTGCAATCGCCTGAGTAGACAGATAAGCCCGAGAGGCTGGCAGAGTCCACAGGCTCGGTGTCTGCCTGTTGTTGTGGCTTAGGTTGCATCACTAGGAGTGTTGAGCATGGGACAAAGGAGGAGAAAGTTCCAGAGTATGCTGAAGTAGTCAGGATGTCGATGAGACAACATCTAAGAGACGTTTTAGTCCCCTCCTAAGAGAAGTGAGCCCAGGAAAGGGTGAGTGGTCAGGAAACCCTGGTCGAAGGGTTAATGTGGAGAAGAGAAGGTGACGTGTGAGAGACTGACCCTGGGTAGCTGTGGGGAATAGGATCCCTCTCCGTGCGCTGAGTGGGGCTTAGTGAGAGGAGGCAGATTCCAGAAGCCCACACGGAGGTCTTGGCCATGGTGTGGTTCAGGGCGGCCCTCAGCTGGTGTGTGTACACAGGGAAGCCAGGGAAGCGGGGTTTCTGCCTCAGGCTGCAGACTTGGGACCGCCTGGTTCTGAGACTCCTTCGGCAAGCTCGAAAGGGGGTTCCTGGCTGATCTCTGGGGCAAC is drawn from Panthera uncia isolate 11264 chromosome E1, Puncia_PCG_1.0, whole genome shotgun sequence and contains these coding sequences:
- the NHERF2 gene encoding Na(+)/H(+) exchange regulatory cofactor NHE-RF2 isoform X3, translated to MARSRDATAAAPAPGAPPQSPSWGLVQDISGPPRELRPRLCHLRKGPQGYGFNLHSDKSRPGQYIRSVDPGSPAAHSGLRAQDRLIEVNGQNVEGLRHAEVVSSIKAREDEARLLVVDPETDEHFRRLRVTPTEEHVEGPLPSPVTNGTSPAQLNGGSACSSRSDLPGLDKDTEDSSTWKRDPFQESGLHLSPTAAEAKEKARATRVNKRAPQMDWNRKREIFSNF
- the NTHL1 gene encoding LOW QUALITY PROTEIN: endonuclease III-like protein 1 (The sequence of the model RefSeq protein was modified relative to this genomic sequence to represent the inferred CDS: deleted 1 base in 1 codon) — translated: MNATGVRMVTRSRSRGPGAGPRGGGEKAAPLWKGEAAAEGRKSPSPSRHRRKTQKLNVAYDREEEDTKPPRAPSWEPRDWRQQLVNIRAMRSGKDAPVDWLGVEHCYDSDAPPKVRRYQVLLSLMLSSQTKDQVTAGAMQRLRARGLTVDSILQTDDSTLGTLIYPVGFWRSKVKYIKQTSAILQQHYGGDIPDSVAELVALPGVGPKMAHLAMAVAWGTVSGIAVDAHVHRIANRLGWTKTATNSPEKTRAALEEWLPRELWGEINGLLVGFGQQTCLPVHPRCQGCLNRTLCPAARGL
- the NHERF2 gene encoding Na(+)/H(+) exchange regulatory cofactor NHE-RF2 isoform X2; protein product: MASPEPLRPRLCRLVRGEHGYGFHLHGEKGRRGQFIRRVEPGSPAEAAALRAGDRLVEVNGVNVEGETHHQVVQRIKAVETQTRLLVVDKETDEELRRRQLTCTEEMAHRGLPPIHDPWEPKPDWARAGSLGSEAGQKDISGPPRELRPRLCHLRKGPQGYGFNLHSDKSRPGQYIRSVDPGSPAAHSGLRAQDRLIEVNGQNVEGLRHAEVVSSIKAREDEARLLVVDPETDEHFRRLRVTPTEEHVEGPLPSPVTNGTSPAQDSSTWKRDPFQESGLHLSPTAAEAKEKARATRVNKRAPQMDWNRKREIFSNF
- the NHERF2 gene encoding Na(+)/H(+) exchange regulatory cofactor NHE-RF2 isoform X1; this encodes MASPEPLRPRLCRLVRGEHGYGFHLHGEKGRRGQFIRRVEPGSPAEAAALRAGDRLVEVNGVNVEGETHHQVVQRIKAVETQTRLLVVDKETDEELRRRQLTCTEEMAHRGLPPIHDPWEPKPDWARAGSLGSEAGQKDISGPPRELRPRLCHLRKGPQGYGFNLHSDKSRPGQYIRSVDPGSPAAHSGLRAQDRLIEVNGQNVEGLRHAEVVSSIKAREDEARLLVVDPETDEHFRRLRVTPTEEHVEGPLPSPVTNGTSPAQLNGGSACSSRSDLPGLDKDTEDSSTWKRDPFQESGLHLSPTAAEAKEKARATRVNKRAPQMDWNRKREIFSNF